Proteins from a genomic interval of Medicago truncatula cultivar Jemalong A17 chromosome 3, MtrunA17r5.0-ANR, whole genome shotgun sequence:
- the LOC25489558 gene encoding protein JINGUBANG: protein MEYHYDSGSSSSHSNHYLQPQQLGSTSLTSQRSLLSVPSLNPRHNPHINHTSHLITTLKSHNNNSSYTSSLTLFGKFLLTGSSDREITTWNRTTYEEDTTTNNKVIAGKGAVKSLVIQSNKNTLFSAHQDRKIRVWKLTNDQTKYTHVATLPTLGDRASKILIPKNHVQIRRHKKCTWVHHVDTVSSLALSKDGKFLYSVSWDRTIKIWRTKDFTCLESITNAHDDAINAVVVSYDGTFYSGSADKRIKVWKNLQGDDHNKKKHKHSLVDTLEKHNSGINALVLSSDESILYSGACDRSILVWEKEDGDNDDENGKMVLVGALRGHKNSILCLAVVWDFVCSGSADKTIRIWRGVGRDYCCLSILEGHQGSVKCLTAVVEHCDDNSESEEPSFLVYSGSLDCDIKVWQIFVPAI from the coding sequence ATGGAATATCACTATGACAGTGGCTCTTCCTCATCTCACTCCAACCACTACCTTCAACCTCAACAATTAGGCTCAACCTCCCTCACTTCACAACGCAGCCTCCTCTCAGTTCCTTCCCTCAACCCTCGTCACAATCCCCACATCAACCACACTTCCCACCTCATCACAACCCTCAAATCCCACAATAACAACTCTTCCTACACATCCTCTCTCACTCTCTTCGGCAAATTCCTCCTCACCGGTTCATCCGACAGAGAAATCACAACATGGAACAGAACCACCTATGAAGAAGACACAACAACCAACAATAAAGTAATAGCAGGAAAAGGTGCTGTTAAATCCTTAGTaattcaatcaaacaaaaacacCCTTTTCAGTGCTCATCAAGACCGTAAAATCCGTGTCTGGAAACTAACCAACGACCAAACAAAATACACTCATGTAGCAACACTTCCAACACTTGGTGACCGTGCATCCAAAATCTTAATCCCAAAAAACCATGTCCAAATTCGTAGACACAAAAAATGCACGTGGGTTCATCATGTGGACACTGTTTCTTCACTTGCTCTGTCTAAAGATGGAAAGTTTTTGTACTCTGTTTCATGGGACAGAACAATCAAAATCTGGAGAACTAAAGATTTCACTTGTTTGGAATCAATAACCAACGCACACGATGATGCTATAAACGcggttgttgtttcttatgatGGAACTTTCTACAGTGGATCAGCTGATAAAAGAATCAAAGTGTGGAAAAATCTTCAAGGTGATGATCATaacaaaaagaaacacaaaCATTCTCTTGTTGATACCTTGGAGAAACataattctggaatcaatgctTTGGTTTTGAGCAGTGATGAATCTATTCTGTATTCTGGTGCTTGTGATAGATCAATATTGGTATGGGAGAAAGAAGATGGCGACAACGACGACGAAAATGGAAAAATGGTTCTGGTTGGTGCATTAAGAGgacataaaaattcaatattgTGTTTAGCTGTTGTGTGGGATTTTGTGTGTAGTGGTTCAGCTGATAAAACCATAAGAATTTGGAGAGGTGTTGGTAGAGATTATTGTTGTTTATCTATTTTGGAAGGGCATCAAGGTTCAGTTAAGTGTTTAACTGCAGTAGTTGAACATTGTGATGATAACTCTGAATCAGAAGAACCATCTTTTCTAGTTTATAGTGGTAGTTTGGACTGTGACATTAAGGTTTGGCAGATTTTTGTTCCTGCTATCTAA